The Pontibacter sp. SGAir0037 DNA segment GATAACTATTTGTGGCGAGGAGAAGCTGCTGAAAAAAAGGTAGCACCAGACCTGGCACTACCTGTAGCAAATCCTGCTATTTAAACAGAACAGCCGCTACAAACTGCAGCGGCTGTTTTTATGACTAAAGAGGAAGCAATGCCTGCTTCGTACTCTTTTTAGGCTTATTCTGATAAAAAAGCATTAGCACTGGTTGTGCAGGCAATCAGCCCATCACAGGACTAACACCACAGAGATTGCTCTCTGGTTAGCCTTTTTTACCGAGGTAGATGCTGTAGCCTACTAATCCTGCTGCAGCAGCTAGCAATAAATATTGCTTCTGCTTAACAGGCAGCTTTTTATAGAAATCAAGCCCTTTGGTCGGATCATTCATAATTTCTTTTACCTGCGCCGGCTCATCCACAAGGCTTTGAAGTGTTTTTTCGCTGTTGTTTTCCATAGTTAAATGTTTTAATGTTTTATTCTAGATACGTTCTTAAAGCTTAATAGATGTATTGTTTAGCGGCGGGATATAGAGAAAGCGATGTATAGCACCAGTACCACACCACCCAAGCGGTCTATGCGCGCCATTACTTTGCTGGTCTCTTCGTGCCAGCGTACATCCGACAGATGCCCCACCACATAGCTGGTAACCACTCCTACTGCCACACCTCCGAATGCCAGCAGCCAGCCAATTACCTCTGTCGCCACATCATACAATACAATACCGCACATAACTATCAGGATGCACAGAAACATGCGCAACCGGAAAATCAGCTTCTTATCGATGTGCTGTTTGGGAAGCCTCTGCTTGTGTACATTTTTCAATGAAATAAAATTTTAATTACGCGCCCTGGTAGCTGGCTGCGGTAAGACAAACATGAATCCAATGTAGTTAGCATTTGCACTAACATACGCAAAAGAGTTATTAAGAGCGTTAAAGCCTTAAATTTGTAGCGTTCCCTTTTCGTTTTCAAACTTATAGCCGCCGCCACAAGTGCAGACACTCGCGGGAGCTACGCACGCCGCGAGGTCTTGTGAAGCCTGGGCCGGTAAAGGGCACAGGCTTCAGATCCTGGCCTGGTACGTATACAACTGGTAATACCGCCCCTGCTTCCCGAGCAGTTCCTCGTGCCTGCCCTGTTCCACAATCCGGCCCTGCTCAATTACCAGTATCTGGTCGGCCTGACGGATGGTGCTCAAGCGATGGGCAATGACGAAGGTGGTGCGGCCCTGCATCAGGGTTTTAAGGCTGGCCTGTATCAAACTTTCGCTTTCGGTGTCGAGGTTAGAGGTGGCTTCGTCCAGGATCAGGATGCGCGGATCGGCCAGGATGGCGCGGGCGATGGCAATGCGCTGCCGCTGCCCTCCCGAAAGCTTCACACCCCGCTCCCCGATCAGGGTGTCCAGCCCTTCCGGAAAGCGATTGGTAAACTCCTGCACGTGCGCTGCCTCTACCGCCTGCATAAGTTGTGCTTCGGTGGCCCGGGGGCGCGGGAAAAGAATGTTCTGGCGGATCGTACCTTCAAACAGGAAATCGTCCTGCAGTACCACCCCCAGCTGACTGCGGTAGCTCTGCAAACTGATGCTTTGCAGGTCTTGTCCGTCTACGGTAATAGTACCGCTATCCGGATTCAGAAAAGAAGCAGCCAGACCGGCAATGGTAGTTTTACCCGAGCCAGAGGTACCAACCAGAGCTGTCACTGAACCGGCAGGTGCTTTAAAGCTTACGCCTTTCACCACGTCTTTTCCTGTTTCGTAGGCAAAGGCAACTTTTTCAAAAACAATATCGCCTTGGATATGGTTGAGTTGCAGCGTTCTTTGCCCGGTGGCATCTTCCAGAGGTGTATTAAGGATTTCCTGCGTACGATCAAGGCCGGCAAAGGCTTCGGTAAACTGGCTCCCGATATTGCTCATCTGCAAGATAGGAGCAATCATGAAACCCAGGTATAGCGTAAAGGCTACAAAATCACCATAAGAAAGCTGGTCGCTGATGATTTGATAGGCGCCTATGCCCATAATGCCGGCAGAAGCCAGCCCTAGCAGCAAGGTAGCCGAGGAGGTAACCAGGCTGGTGGTGATCAGGCTCTTTTTCACGTTCAGGAACAGCCGTGTTACACCATCTTCAAAGGTCCTGATCTCCTGCTCCTCCGCATTAAACCCTTTGATCACCCGCACACCACCCAAGGTTTCAGTCAGGCGGCCCGTTACCTCGGCATTAATCACACCCCGCTCTCTGAAGATTGGCCGTATCTTCCCGAAAGCCTTCAGCGAGATCAGCCCGAAAATAACCACCGGGAACAGCACATACAAAGTCATGAGCGGACTGATAACGATGAGCAGCACCAGGCAGATAAGCGAAGTCAGTACGCCACCGATCATCTGGGCAAAGCCAGTACCTACCAGGTTTCGCACACCTTCCACATCCGTCATGAT contains these protein-coding regions:
- a CDS encoding ABC transporter ATP-binding protein, whose product is MPKSKKLQNVTLGEVFKTIIWPRRKYLVVGLVLIVISRLAGLVVPGASKYLLDDVIPNRDLNMLWWLLGAVVAGIVIQAVTSFALTQILSVEAQHLISQLRAKVQRHIIQLPIRFFDNTKTGELVSRIMTDVEGVRNLVGTGFAQMIGGVLTSLICLVLLIVISPLMTLYVLFPVVIFGLISLKAFGKIRPIFRERGVINAEVTGRLTETLGGVRVIKGFNAEEQEIRTFEDGVTRLFLNVKKSLITTSLVTSSATLLLGLASAGIMGIGAYQIISDQLSYGDFVAFTLYLGFMIAPILQMSNIGSQFTEAFAGLDRTQEILNTPLEDATGQRTLQLNHIQGDIVFEKVAFAYETGKDVVKGVSFKAPAGSVTALVGTSGSGKTTIAGLAASFLNPDSGTITVDGQDLQSISLQSYRSQLGVVLQDDFLFEGTIRQNILFPRPRATEAQLMQAVEAAHVQEFTNRFPEGLDTLIGERGVKLSGGQRQRIAIARAILADPRILILDEATSNLDTESESLIQASLKTLMQGRTTFVIAHRLSTIRQADQILVIEQGRIVEQGRHEELLGKQGRYYQLYTYQARI